In Polaromonas sp. JS666, one genomic interval encodes:
- a CDS encoding 5-(carboxyamino)imidazole ribonucleotide synthase, with protein sequence MSAAPLLPVLPGTVSADGRPATLGVMGGGQLGRMFVHAAQRLGYFTTVLDPDPHSPAGYVSHHFIQTAYDDADGLAQLAAQCDAITTEFENVPAQALTALAATRPVAPGAAAVAIAQDRIAEKDHFVACAGISGVSCAPFAVIDSAAAVEAVPDALLPGILKTARLGYDGKGQMRIRTREELLAAWTALKQVPCVLEQLLPLKAECSVLVARGWDGSIVSFPPQRNVHVDGILAVTHAYASNMSSALAVQALAATKSIADHVGYVGILCVEFFVIDDGSEHGALVVNEMAPRPHNSGHYTLDACDVSQFDLQVHAMAGLPLPQPRQHSPAIMLNLLGDLWFDAQGKEHTPDWQAVLALPGAHLHLYGKLHARAGRKMGHLNITGADVAGVQATARKAAAILGLPGLEDH encoded by the coding sequence ATGAGCGCGGCACCGTTGTTGCCTGTGCTTCCCGGTACGGTGTCGGCCGACGGCCGTCCGGCCACGCTTGGCGTGATGGGTGGCGGCCAGCTGGGCCGCATGTTTGTGCATGCCGCCCAGCGGCTGGGTTACTTCACTACCGTGCTCGACCCGGACCCGCACAGCCCGGCTGGCTATGTGAGCCACCACTTCATTCAAACCGCCTACGACGATGCCGACGGGCTGGCGCAGCTGGCCGCGCAGTGCGACGCCATCACCACCGAATTTGAAAACGTGCCCGCCCAGGCGCTGACCGCGCTGGCCGCCACGCGGCCGGTGGCACCGGGTGCCGCCGCCGTGGCGATTGCGCAGGACCGCATCGCCGAAAAAGACCACTTCGTGGCCTGCGCCGGCATTTCGGGCGTGAGCTGCGCGCCCTTCGCGGTGATCGACAGTGCGGCCGCGGTCGAGGCGGTGCCCGATGCCCTGTTGCCCGGCATTTTGAAAACCGCCCGCCTGGGCTACGACGGCAAGGGCCAGATGCGCATCAGGACCCGCGAGGAACTTCTGGCCGCCTGGACGGCGCTCAAGCAGGTGCCCTGCGTGCTCGAACAGTTGCTGCCGCTCAAGGCCGAATGCTCGGTGCTGGTGGCACGAGGCTGGGACGGCAGCATCGTCAGCTTCCCGCCGCAGCGCAATGTGCATGTCGACGGCATTCTGGCCGTGACCCATGCCTATGCGTCAAACATGTCTTCGGCTCTTGCCGTACAGGCGCTTGCGGCGACCAAATCCATAGCGGATCATGTGGGCTATGTCGGCATCCTGTGCGTCGAGTTTTTCGTGATTGACGACGGCAGCGAGCATGGCGCGCTGGTGGTCAATGAAATGGCGCCGCGCCCGCACAACAGCGGCCATTACACGCTGGACGCCTGCGATGTCTCGCAGTTTGACTTGCAGGTGCATGCGATGGCCGGCCTGCCCCTGCCGCAACCGCGTCAGCATTCGCCCGCCATCATGCTCAATCTGTTGGGCGACCTGTGGTTCGATGCCCAGGGCAAGGAGCACACACCCGATTGGCAGGCCGTGCTGGCGCTGCCCGGTGCCCATCTGCACCTGTACGGCAAGCTGCACGCGCGTGCGGGCCGCAAGATGGGCCACCTCAACATCACGGGTGCCGATGTCGCGGGCGTGCAGGCCACGGCGCGCAAGGCGGCTGCCATCCTCGGCCTGCCGGGCCTCGAAGACCACTGA
- the dacB gene encoding D-alanyl-D-alanine carboxypeptidase/D-alanyl-D-alanine endopeptidase: MLFHSPRARLKAHLAAGLLAGLISLTSIPAAAQTAAQALPPEVAALLAQARVPRDALAAVVVDAAPALNGQSAPLLSWRASAAMNPASVMKLVTTYAALELLGPSFTWNTPVYVDGTVADGVLQGNLIIQGRGDPKLVLERLWLLLRRVQGLGIKSITGDILLDRSAFALTAQNSGDFDGEPLRPYNAAPDALLINYKSVVMTFAPHPGSGIASVSFEPPLANVQMQASVPLSAGQGAGASLLECGDYRGRLKADFSDPFRITFSGSYPAGCGEKVWPVAYIDPTSYAERAVAGLWQDMGGRLGGRVREGRAPLGVKPAFEVVSPTLAEVIRDINKYSNNVMAQQLFLTLSLVPGQPRPGGLDDAASNEASREVVRSWWRERLGEQDMPVLDNGSGLSRLERATPQGLARLLQTAYVSGAMPELMASLPISGVDGTLRRSKSRMSQGWAHLKSGSLRDANALAGYVHTPSGRRLVVVAIVNHPNAPAARPALEALVNWALKEGSK, encoded by the coding sequence ATGCTTTTCCACTCACCCCGCGCCCGCTTGAAGGCGCACCTGGCCGCCGGCCTGCTGGCCGGGCTGATCAGTCTGACAAGCATCCCGGCCGCCGCCCAGACAGCGGCCCAGGCCCTGCCCCCCGAAGTGGCGGCCCTGCTGGCGCAAGCCAGGGTGCCGCGCGACGCACTGGCCGCCGTGGTGGTGGACGCCGCACCGGCCCTGAATGGCCAGTCCGCCCCCCTGCTGAGCTGGCGCGCCAGCGCCGCCATGAACCCGGCCTCGGTCATGAAGCTGGTGACCACTTACGCCGCCCTGGAGCTGCTGGGCCCGTCATTCACCTGGAACACACCGGTGTATGTCGACGGCACCGTCGCGGATGGTGTGCTGCAGGGCAACCTCATCATTCAGGGCAGGGGCGACCCCAAGCTGGTGCTGGAGCGGCTGTGGCTGCTGCTGCGCCGGGTGCAGGGCCTGGGCATCAAGAGCATCACCGGCGACATCCTGCTGGACCGCAGCGCGTTTGCCCTCACCGCGCAAAACTCGGGCGACTTTGACGGCGAACCGCTGCGGCCCTACAACGCGGCGCCCGATGCGCTGCTGATCAACTACAAATCGGTGGTGATGACCTTTGCGCCCCATCCCGGCAGCGGCATCGCCAGCGTGAGCTTTGAGCCGCCCCTGGCCAATGTGCAGATGCAGGCCAGCGTGCCGCTGTCGGCGGGCCAGGGTGCAGGCGCTTCGCTGCTGGAGTGCGGCGACTACCGGGGACGGCTGAAAGCCGACTTCAGCGACCCGTTTCGCATCACCTTCAGCGGTAGCTACCCGGCAGGCTGCGGCGAAAAGGTCTGGCCCGTGGCCTACATCGACCCGACGAGTTATGCGGAGCGGGCCGTGGCGGGCCTGTGGCAGGACATGGGCGGGCGCCTGGGCGGCCGGGTCCGCGAGGGCCGCGCGCCCCTGGGCGTGAAGCCGGCCTTCGAGGTGGTGTCGCCGACGCTGGCCGAGGTGATTCGCGACATCAACAAATACAGCAACAACGTGATGGCGCAGCAGCTGTTCCTGACCCTGAGCCTGGTGCCGGGCCAGCCACGCCCGGGTGGCCTGGACGATGCGGCCAGCAATGAGGCCTCGCGCGAGGTGGTGCGCAGCTGGTGGCGCGAGCGCCTGGGCGAACAGGACATGCCGGTGCTGGACAACGGCTCAGGCCTGTCGCGGCTGGAGCGTGCCACTCCGCAGGGGCTGGCGCGGCTGCTGCAGACCGCCTATGTCTCGGGCGCCATGCCGGAGCTGATGGCCTCGCTGCCGATCAGCGGCGTGGACGGCACGCTCCGGCGCAGCAAATCGCGCATGTCGCAGGGCTGGGCTCACCTGAAATCCGGCTCCCTGCGCGACGCCAATGCGCTGGCCGGCTATGTGCACACGCCAAGCGGCCGGCGCCTGGTGGTGGTGGCCATCGTCAACCATCCGAATGCGCCGGCAGCGCGGCCCGCCCTGGAAGCGCTGGTGAACTGGGCGCTGAAGGAGGGCAGCAAATGA
- the purE gene encoding 5-(carboxyamino)imidazole ribonucleotide mutase, whose amino-acid sequence MTTHNPVGPLVGVVMGSSSDWTTMQHAVQILQQFGVAHEARVVSAHRMPDELFAYAEQAAGRGLRAIIAGAGGAAHLPGMLAAKTAVPILGVPVASNHLQGVDSLHSIVQMPRGVPVATFAIGNAGAANAALFAVAMLATNDKSLADKLQAFRAEQTAAARAMTLPPA is encoded by the coding sequence ATGACAACGCACAATCCGGTCGGCCCCCTCGTGGGCGTGGTGATGGGCTCCAGCAGCGACTGGACCACCATGCAGCATGCCGTGCAAATCCTGCAGCAGTTCGGCGTGGCGCACGAGGCCCGCGTGGTGTCGGCCCACCGCATGCCCGACGAGCTGTTTGCCTATGCCGAGCAGGCTGCCGGGCGCGGCCTGCGGGCCATCATTGCCGGTGCCGGCGGTGCGGCGCACCTGCCCGGCATGCTGGCCGCCAAAACCGCGGTGCCCATCCTGGGCGTGCCGGTGGCCAGCAACCACCTGCAGGGCGTTGATTCGCTGCACAGCATCGTGCAGATGCCCAGGGGAGTGCCGGTGGCGACGTTTGCCATCGGCAATGCCGGGGCGGCCAATGCGGCGCTGTTTGCGGTGGCCATGCTGGCGACGAACGACAAATCCCTGGCCGACAAGCTGCAGGCTTTCCGCGCCGAGCAGACCGCCGCCGCGCGCGCCATGACGCTGCCTCCCGCATGA
- a CDS encoding L-threonylcarbamoyladenylate synthase translates to MILPGTDPQAIHEAARRIQAGGLVGFPTETVYGLGADASSDQAVAGIFSAKGRPANHPLIVHVADAQQVADYASSVPPFAARLMQAFWPGPLTVILPRREGVAAAAAGGQGSIGLRCPAHPVALAFLRACATGVAGPSANRFGRVSPTTAQHVQQEFGDSLLVLDGGPCEVGIESSIVDCTRGRPVLLRPGVLTRAQLEAACGEPVLDKDELAREAAGLGDAPRASGTLEAHYAPHAKVRLMDAGAIQTALDLLGADAAHIAIYARSIVRIKSDQVLYRRMPDDAAATAQQLFAVLRDFDAQGVKLIWIEHLPATAAWDGVRDRLARAAAS, encoded by the coding sequence ATGATCCTGCCCGGCACCGACCCCCAAGCCATTCATGAAGCCGCCCGCCGCATCCAGGCCGGCGGGCTGGTGGGTTTTCCGACCGAAACGGTGTATGGCTTGGGCGCCGATGCCTCAAGCGACCAGGCCGTGGCCGGCATTTTTTCAGCCAAGGGCCGTCCCGCAAACCATCCGCTGATCGTGCATGTGGCCGATGCGCAGCAGGTGGCCGATTACGCGAGCAGCGTGCCGCCGTTTGCGGCCCGCCTGATGCAGGCCTTCTGGCCCGGGCCGCTCACCGTGATATTGCCGCGCCGGGAAGGTGTGGCCGCAGCCGCTGCCGGTGGCCAGGGCTCGATCGGGCTGCGCTGCCCCGCGCATCCGGTGGCGCTGGCTTTTTTGCGGGCGTGCGCCACCGGCGTGGCCGGGCCGAGCGCCAACCGTTTTGGCCGCGTCAGCCCCACCACGGCGCAGCATGTGCAGCAGGAGTTTGGGGACAGCTTGCTGGTGCTCGATGGCGGACCGTGCGAGGTCGGCATCGAGTCAAGCATTGTCGATTGCACGCGCGGCCGCCCGGTGCTGCTGCGCCCCGGCGTGCTCACGCGCGCGCAGCTGGAGGCCGCGTGCGGCGAGCCGGTGCTGGACAAGGACGAACTGGCGCGGGAAGCGGCCGGCCTGGGTGATGCGCCGCGCGCCTCCGGCACGCTGGAGGCGCACTACGCGCCCCATGCCAAGGTGCGCCTGATGGATGCCGGCGCGATACAGACCGCGCTGGATTTACTGGGCGCGGACGCCGCCCACATCGCGATCTATGCCCGCAGCATCGTGCGCATCAAGTCCGATCAGGTGCTGTACCGGCGCATGCCGGACGACGCAGCGGCCACCGCGCAGCAGCTGTTTGCCGTGCTGCGCGACTTTGACGCCCAGGGCGTGAAACTGATCTGGATTGAACACCTGCCCGCCACGGCAGCGTGGGACGGTGTGCGCGACCGGCTGGCACGGGCTGCCGCCAGCTGA
- a CDS encoding DMT family transporter: MQLNRQQLLLLCLLTLAWGLNWPVMKVGVADFPPLTFRAISLWLGIPVLGLAMVHLRVPFLIPKGNYRELFWLAFTNMFVWHALIILAVKNLSSGRAAILGYTMPIFSALLGACFFGARLKARHWLGVAAAALGVALLLWTELTLLSGRPLGVLCALVAAAVWAFGTQQLRNTTIAVATLTLSFWMTVMTAVVMTALGLAFEQAQWRAPSPQTWAAIAYNAVLIFGFAHAAWFTLARALPPVASSLSVMMIPVLGVFSGALGLGEVLHWQDWTAVVLMVVAIASVLVPGRSSEAEKAG, from the coding sequence ATGCAACTCAATCGCCAGCAGCTCCTGCTCCTTTGCCTCCTGACGCTCGCCTGGGGCCTGAACTGGCCCGTGATGAAAGTGGGCGTGGCCGACTTTCCTCCGTTGACGTTTCGCGCCATCTCGCTGTGGCTGGGCATCCCGGTGCTGGGCCTGGCCATGGTGCACCTGAGAGTTCCTTTTCTGATACCGAAAGGCAACTACCGCGAGCTGTTCTGGCTGGCGTTTACCAACATGTTCGTCTGGCATGCGCTGATCATCCTGGCGGTGAAAAACCTGAGCAGCGGTCGCGCCGCGATCCTGGGCTACACCATGCCGATTTTCTCGGCGCTGCTGGGCGCCTGTTTTTTTGGCGCACGCCTGAAGGCGCGCCACTGGCTAGGTGTGGCGGCCGCCGCCCTCGGCGTGGCCCTGCTGCTGTGGACCGAGCTGACCCTCCTGTCGGGCCGGCCGCTGGGGGTGTTGTGCGCGCTGGTGGCCGCCGCCGTGTGGGCCTTCGGCACGCAGCAGCTGCGCAACACCACGATCGCGGTCGCCACCCTGACCCTTTCGTTCTGGATGACCGTGATGACAGCCGTGGTGATGACGGCCCTGGGCCTGGCGTTTGAACAGGCGCAGTGGCGGGCGCCGTCGCCGCAGACCTGGGCGGCGATTGCCTACAACGCCGTGCTGATATTCGGTTTTGCCCACGCCGCCTGGTTCACGCTGGCGCGTGCCCTGCCGCCGGTCGCGTCCAGCCTGAGCGTGATGATGATTCCCGTCCTGGGCGTTTTCTCGGGGGCGCTGGGCTTGGGCGAAGTGCTGCACTGGCAGGATTGGACTGCCGTGGTCTTGATGGTGGTCGCCATCGCGTCGGTGCTGGTACCCGGCCGCTCGTCCGAAGCCGAAAAAGCAGGCTGA
- the rimI gene encoding ribosomal protein S18-alanine N-acetyltransferase — protein MNAVFKPLEAQFEAMTPAWLEAVVRVEQSAYEHPWTQGNFADSLKAGYQAQLLTGGNHAGPTAGGPPYNELLGYFVAMKGVDEVHLLNITVAPAHQRQGWAQVMLDALALWSRGQGAQWLWLEVRMSNVRAQAVYERYGFRHVGTRRNYYPAGAARREDAIVMSLAL, from the coding sequence ATGAACGCTGTTTTCAAACCCCTCGAAGCCCAGTTCGAAGCCATGACACCCGCGTGGCTGGAGGCGGTCGTGCGGGTGGAGCAAAGCGCCTACGAGCATCCGTGGACGCAGGGCAATTTCGCCGATTCGCTCAAGGCCGGCTACCAGGCGCAGCTGCTGACGGGCGGCAACCACGCGGGCCCGACTGCCGGTGGCCCCCCGTACAACGAGTTGCTGGGCTATTTTGTGGCCATGAAGGGTGTGGACGAGGTGCATCTGCTCAACATCACCGTGGCCCCAGCCCATCAGCGCCAGGGGTGGGCGCAGGTCATGCTGGACGCGCTGGCCCTGTGGTCGCGCGGGCAGGGCGCGCAGTGGCTGTGGCTGGAAGTGCGCATGAGCAACGTGCGCGCCCAGGCCGTTTATGAACGCTATGGTTTTCGCCATGTCGGCACGCGTCGCAACTACTACCCGGCCGGCGCGGCGCGGCGCGAAGACGCCATTGTCATGAGTCTGGCGCTGTGA
- the cutA gene encoding divalent-cation tolerance protein CutA, which yields MPLDTQTGIQGATPYCIVLTTTADLAQAETLARQIVEARLGACVQLQPIESFYVWKDELCRSPEYRLSIKTRQDRFEALAQFIRAHHGNETPEIVQIPITAGSTDYLQWVDAGTQE from the coding sequence ATGCCGCTTGACACGCAAACCGGAATACAGGGCGCGACGCCCTACTGCATCGTGCTGACCACCACGGCCGACCTGGCGCAGGCCGAAACCCTGGCCCGCCAGATCGTCGAGGCGCGGCTGGGCGCCTGCGTCCAGCTTCAGCCGATCGAGAGCTTCTATGTGTGGAAGGATGAGCTGTGCCGATCACCCGAATACCGGCTGTCCATCAAGACGCGCCAAGACAGGTTCGAGGCGCTGGCGCAGTTCATCCGCGCGCACCATGGCAATGAAACGCCCGAGATCGTGCAGATCCCCATCACCGCAGGCTCCACCGACTACCTGCAATGGGTGGACGCGGGGACGCAGGAGTAG
- the ltrA gene encoding group II intron reverse transcriptase/maturase, translating into MEHIGNDAASPDGPSEWHSIDWKLVMEFVGKAQMRIAQAEQEKGFRRVARLTRSLIRSWQAKALAVRRVTENQGKRTSGVDCVLWDTPTKKWNAISCLNPKGYRARPLRRAYIPKADGKERPLGMPTMKDRAMQALYLLALEPAVECASDPNSYGFRKGRSTHDARSQLFVCLSKKASAQWVLDADIAGFFDNINHEWLLNHVHMDKVMLRKWLKSGVVDAGQLQRTDDGTPQGGVISPALANITLNGLETGLMQFLREKLGVNQAGKVKVNLVRYADDFVVTGSSKDFLETTVRPWIVEFLRERGLTLSTEKTRIVHIDQGFDFLGWNFRKYGGKLLIKPSQKNVKAFYAKVKEEIAGSLSKVPVETLIKRLNPILKGWAQYHKGTVAKQIFSKVDSLIYWRLMRWGMRTHPRKTAGWVYGHYWKQCGSRKQFAGLQDDPSGGDERIPLPLYRLSDMKIVRHIKVKGDYNPFHPDWVADGEKLRVRRMGETIWSAQRASLWFDQGGKCALCQQEIDMAEENMDDHHIVYRQLGGSDALSNRVLLHPICHRRVHALGLKVIKPVPGTGDFNLAKQSKVMQPVEAV; encoded by the coding sequence ATGGAACACATCGGCAACGATGCTGCGTCTCCAGACGGACCAAGTGAATGGCATTCGATTGATTGGAAGCTAGTCATGGAGTTCGTCGGGAAGGCGCAGATGCGCATAGCGCAGGCAGAACAGGAGAAGGGCTTCCGACGAGTTGCAAGACTCACACGAAGTCTCATCCGATCCTGGCAAGCCAAGGCATTGGCAGTCAGGCGAGTAACGGAGAACCAAGGGAAGCGAACGAGTGGCGTCGATTGCGTACTTTGGGACACGCCAACAAAGAAATGGAATGCGATCAGTTGTCTGAACCCTAAAGGGTATCGGGCTCGCCCCCTAAGGCGGGCCTATATCCCGAAGGCCGACGGAAAGGAACGCCCCCTGGGCATGCCGACTATGAAGGACCGAGCGATGCAAGCACTTTATCTGCTTGCGCTGGAACCGGCTGTGGAATGTGCGTCCGATCCGAACTCGTATGGGTTCCGGAAAGGACGATCCACACATGACGCGCGGTCTCAGTTGTTTGTATGCTTATCCAAAAAGGCTTCGGCCCAATGGGTATTGGATGCGGACATCGCGGGGTTCTTTGACAACATCAACCATGAGTGGTTGCTGAACCACGTCCACATGGACAAGGTGATGCTGCGCAAGTGGTTGAAATCTGGAGTCGTTGACGCGGGTCAGCTCCAGCGCACGGATGACGGTACGCCGCAGGGCGGCGTCATCTCGCCGGCATTAGCGAATATCACCCTGAATGGTCTGGAAACGGGGCTCATGCAATTCCTCCGGGAAAAGCTGGGCGTCAATCAGGCAGGAAAGGTGAAGGTGAACTTGGTAAGGTACGCAGATGACTTCGTGGTGACGGGTAGTTCAAAAGACTTCCTTGAGACCACTGTCCGACCTTGGATTGTTGAATTCTTGCGCGAGCGGGGGTTGACACTGTCCACGGAAAAGACGCGCATTGTGCACATTGACCAAGGTTTTGACTTCCTAGGGTGGAACTTCCGTAAATACGGAGGGAAACTACTCATCAAGCCGAGTCAGAAGAACGTGAAAGCGTTCTACGCCAAGGTGAAGGAGGAAATCGCTGGGTCGCTATCGAAGGTTCCAGTAGAAACGTTGATAAAGCGCCTGAACCCAATCCTCAAAGGTTGGGCTCAGTACCACAAGGGCACGGTTGCCAAGCAGATTTTCAGCAAAGTGGATTCTCTGATTTATTGGAGACTGATGCGCTGGGGTATGCGGACGCACCCGCGCAAGACGGCGGGCTGGGTGTACGGACATTACTGGAAACAGTGTGGCTCACGCAAACAGTTCGCGGGCTTGCAGGATGACCCCTCCGGAGGTGATGAAAGGATACCGCTGCCGCTGTATCGCCTGTCGGACATGAAAATTGTCCGGCACATCAAGGTCAAGGGGGATTACAACCCCTTCCACCCGGATTGGGTCGCCGATGGAGAGAAACTACGAGTACGAAGGATGGGTGAAACCATTTGGAGCGCTCAGAGGGCCTCTCTGTGGTTCGACCAAGGTGGTAAATGCGCTCTCTGTCAGCAAGAAATCGACATGGCTGAGGAAAACATGGACGACCACCATATCGTCTATCGGCAGCTAGGAGGGAGTGATGCTCTTTCCAATCGGGTGCTGTTACATCCGATCTGTCACAGGCGTGTCCACGCCCTAGGTTTGAAGGTTATCAAGCCGGTCCCCGGTACGGGGGACTTTAATCTGGCGAAGCAGTCGAAGGTTATGCAACCTGTTGAAGCTGTGTAG
- the tsaB gene encoding tRNA (adenosine(37)-N6)-threonylcarbamoyltransferase complex dimerization subunit type 1 TsaB: MPEIRKFLAFDTSTDRMSIALTDGVRVWQHSGAGGAQASATLIPAILALLADAGLALGQLDAIAFGRGPGSFTGLRTACAVAQGLAFGANGGAGIPVLPIDTLMAVAEEARFQRHQAAGNPPGASSILRVTALLDARMDEMYVQRYEFRGDACAPLGDCELVRPENLVLEPGAGLWVGNVFGVYADRLPMGLASLTRLEALPTATAMLRLAPALAAAGYCVDAAGALPIYVRDKVALTTDERAEVKARAALAALSAANSA; this comes from the coding sequence ATGCCTGAAATCCGGAAATTCCTCGCGTTTGACACCAGCACCGATCGCATGTCGATTGCGCTGACGGACGGCGTGCGCGTCTGGCAGCACAGTGGCGCGGGTGGCGCACAGGCCTCGGCCACCCTGATTCCTGCGATCCTGGCCCTGCTGGCCGATGCGGGCCTGGCGCTGGGCCAGCTGGATGCGATTGCGTTTGGTCGCGGCCCCGGCTCGTTCACCGGCTTGCGTACGGCCTGCGCGGTGGCGCAAGGCCTGGCGTTTGGCGCCAACGGCGGGGCCGGTATTCCGGTCTTGCCCATCGACACGCTGATGGCCGTGGCGGAGGAGGCCCGCTTCCAGCGGCATCAGGCTGCCGGCAACCCTCCTGGCGCGTCCTCTATCCTGCGAGTGACGGCGCTGCTCGATGCACGCATGGATGAAATGTATGTGCAACGCTATGAGTTCCGGGGTGACGCCTGCGCGCCCTTGGGCGACTGTGAACTGGTACGGCCGGAAAACCTGGTGCTGGAGCCGGGCGCCGGCTTGTGGGTCGGGAATGTGTTCGGCGTGTATGCCGACCGTCTGCCTATGGGGCTCGCGTCGCTCACCCGGCTGGAGGCCCTGCCCACCGCCACCGCCATGCTGCGCCTGGCCCCGGCCTTGGCCGCCGCCGGGTATTGCGTGGACGCGGCCGGGGCCCTGCCGATCTATGTTCGCGATAAAGTAGCGCTGACCACCGACGAACGGGCCGAGGTCAAGGCCCGGGCGGCGCTTGCAGCCCTGTCGGCCGCCAACTCCGCCTGA
- a CDS encoding uracil-DNA glycosylase family protein has translation MSLTLDKRQRAMLREMGVRVWLPQAPDRPVTVQAEVESAMDAVVPGAGLAGAAVHFPENRPVAVRERPVPAQAPQAPSAPRAEAQPGGGPVGWRVGAAQALYAEGAQAHGARWLVLAETPAAALQAEPFSPFLGDAGKLLDNMLRAARLNQAGVVLLAPLVRLAASGSAAAGLQAALADLAAHALPDVVLVMGRLAAQAVLQSTEPLGRLRGQVHSVLGANTVVTYDATYLLRNPADKAKAWEDLCLAMRLARSSASPDN, from the coding sequence ATGAGCCTGACCCTCGACAAACGCCAGCGCGCCATGCTGCGCGAAATGGGGGTGCGGGTCTGGCTGCCGCAAGCGCCAGACCGGCCCGTAACGGTGCAAGCCGAGGTCGAATCTGCCATGGATGCGGTAGTCCCTGGTGCCGGGTTGGCGGGGGCTGCGGTTCATTTCCCTGAAAACAGGCCGGTTGCGGTGCGAGAGCGCCCCGTGCCTGCGCAAGCACCCCAAGCGCCCTCAGCGCCCCGGGCCGAGGCGCAGCCGGGCGGCGGGCCGGTGGGCTGGCGCGTCGGCGCCGCGCAGGCGCTGTACGCGGAAGGAGCCCAGGCGCATGGCGCACGCTGGCTGGTGCTCGCCGAAACGCCAGCCGCGGCCCTGCAGGCCGAGCCCTTCAGCCCCTTCCTCGGCGATGCTGGCAAGCTGCTCGACAACATGCTGCGCGCGGCCCGCTTGAACCAGGCCGGCGTCGTGTTGCTGGCGCCGCTGGTCCGGCTGGCGGCCTCCGGCTCGGCGGCGGCCGGCCTGCAGGCGGCGCTGGCGGATCTGGCTGCCCATGCGCTGCCCGACGTGGTGCTGGTGATGGGCCGCCTGGCGGCGCAGGCGGTGTTGCAGTCCACCGAGCCCCTGGGCCGGCTCCGGGGCCAGGTACACAGCGTGCTCGGTGCGAACACCGTCGTGACCTACGACGCCACCTACCTGCTGCGCAACCCGGCCGACAAAGCCAAGGCCTGGGAAGACCTGTGCCTGGCCATGCGCCTGGCCCGCAGTTCGGCATCCCCTGACAACTGA
- a CDS encoding SemiSWEET family sugar transporter, whose product MSLPIDLTDLVGTLAACLTTLSFLPQAWLTFKTRDVRGVSLGMYSVFAIGVALWLAYGLLLRAWPIVIANAATLALALAILGMKLRYRRNP is encoded by the coding sequence ATGAGCCTGCCGATCGACCTGACCGACCTGGTGGGCACGCTGGCCGCCTGCCTGACCACCCTGAGCTTTTTGCCGCAGGCCTGGCTCACCTTCAAGACGCGCGACGTACGGGGCGTCTCACTGGGCATGTACAGCGTTTTTGCGATCGGGGTGGCCCTGTGGCTGGCCTACGGCCTGCTGCTGCGCGCTTGGCCCATCGTGATCGCCAATGCGGCGACGCTGGCCCTGGCGCTGGCCATCCTCGGCATGAAACTAAGGTACCGCCGGAACCCTTGA
- the pyrF gene encoding orotidine-5'-phosphate decarboxylase: protein MTFLDMLGAAERQNNSMLCVGLDPEPTRFPGKLKGDANKIYDFCAAIVDATADLVIAFKPQIAYFAAHRAEGQLERLMEHMRRVAPQVPIILDAKRGDIGSTAEQYAREAFERYGADAVTLSPFMGFDSVQPYLKYEGKGAFLLCRTSNPGGDDLQNQRLASIDGQPLLYEHVARLAQGPWNLNGQLGLVVGATYPAEIERVRSVAPTLPLLIPGVGAQGGDAVATVRAGWRPGASIIVNSSRAILYASSAEDFAEAARREAVRTRNVLEAARLEV from the coding sequence ATGACCTTCCTCGACATGCTGGGCGCCGCAGAACGCCAGAACAACTCCATGCTGTGCGTGGGCCTGGACCCGGAGCCCACCCGATTCCCCGGCAAGCTCAAGGGCGACGCCAACAAGATCTACGACTTTTGCGCCGCCATTGTCGATGCCACCGCCGACCTGGTGATCGCTTTCAAGCCGCAGATCGCCTACTTTGCTGCGCACCGCGCCGAGGGCCAGCTCGAACGCCTGATGGAGCACATGCGCCGGGTGGCGCCGCAGGTGCCCATCATCCTCGACGCCAAGCGCGGCGACATCGGCAGCACGGCCGAGCAGTACGCCAGGGAAGCGTTCGAGCGCTATGGCGCCGACGCGGTGACGCTGTCACCCTTCATGGGGTTTGATTCGGTGCAGCCCTACCTGAAATACGAGGGCAAGGGCGCCTTCCTGCTGTGCCGCACCTCGAATCCCGGCGGCGACGACCTGCAGAACCAGCGCCTGGCCAGCATCGACGGCCAGCCCTTGCTCTACGAACACGTGGCCCGCCTGGCCCAGGGACCGTGGAACCTCAATGGCCAGCTCGGCCTCGTGGTGGGCGCCACCTACCCGGCGGAAATCGAGCGCGTGCGCAGCGTGGCCCCCACGCTGCCGCTGCTGATTCCCGGCGTCGGTGCGCAGGGCGGCGATGCGGTGGCGACGGTGCGCGCCGGCTGGCGGCCCGGTGCGTCCATCATCGTGAACTCTTCCAGGGCGATCCTGTATGCGTCTTCGGCAGAGGATTTTGCGGAGGCGGCACGGCGTGAAGCGGTGAGGACGCGCAATGTGCTGGAGGCGGCGCGTCTTGAGGTGTAA